The following coding sequences lie in one Deinococcus sp. JMULE3 genomic window:
- a CDS encoding isochorismate synthase MenF, translating into MTQTAAPPVANPATQSIPHAATDAPAWRALDRHLHLLDPHAAPLTAAQARHALSGAPDGTHLLGAIGFTPQDPAAFHLAHSTPPTSTAAPSTAASMGTTVLHAASRPAPDAFEANVAHAAAAIARGDLHKVVLGRTLDLHLHAAPDPRAVTARLAQGAPDAFVFSVPLGDGAQLVGASPERLLSKRGAQLRLRPLAGTRARHADPAEDLRRAHDLLHSAKDRHEHALMIAAIRETLAPLCRELTVPDAPRLVQTPGLWHLGTSIHATLRDPDTHVLDLVSAVHPTPAVCGVPATAARDLIGTLEGPRGFFAGAVGWCDARGDGEWAVTIRCARLRGPHARLFAGAGIVAGSDPARERAETAAKFGTMLRALGVSPLDLEGVL; encoded by the coding sequence ATGACCCAGACCGCCGCCCCCCCCGTCGCCAATCCAGCCACACAGTCGATCCCTCACGCCGCGACCGACGCCCCCGCGTGGCGCGCCCTGGACCGGCACCTGCACCTGCTCGACCCGCACGCCGCGCCCCTGACCGCCGCCCAGGCCCGGCACGCCCTGAGCGGCGCGCCGGACGGCACGCACCTGCTGGGCGCCATCGGCTTCACGCCCCAGGACCCGGCGGCCTTCCACCTGGCCCACTCGACACCGCCTACCTCGACTGCCGCTCCCTCGACAGCGGCCTCCATGGGCACCACGGTCCTCCACGCGGCGTCACGGCCCGCCCCGGACGCGTTCGAGGCGAACGTCGCGCACGCGGCGGCCGCCATCGCGCGCGGCGACCTGCACAAGGTCGTGCTGGGCCGCACCCTGGACCTCCACCTGCACGCGGCACCCGACCCGCGTGCCGTCACCGCCCGGCTCGCGCAAGGCGCCCCGGACGCCTTCGTGTTCAGCGTTCCACTGGGAGACGGCGCGCAGCTGGTCGGCGCGAGCCCGGAACGGCTGCTGAGCAAACGCGGCGCGCAGCTGCGCCTGCGGCCCCTGGCCGGCACCCGCGCCCGCCACGCCGACCCCGCCGAGGACCTCCGGCGCGCGCACGACCTGCTGCACTCCGCCAAGGACCGCCACGAGCACGCGCTGATGATCGCCGCCATCCGGGAGACCCTCGCGCCACTGTGCCGCGAGCTGACCGTGCCGGACGCTCCGCGACTCGTGCAGACGCCGGGCCTGTGGCACCTGGGCACCAGCATCCACGCGACCCTGCGCGACCCGGACACGCACGTCCTGGACCTCGTGAGCGCCGTCCACCCGACGCCCGCCGTGTGCGGCGTGCCCGCCACCGCCGCCCGTGACCTGATCGGCACGCTGGAAGGCCCGCGCGGGTTCTTTGCGGGCGCGGTCGGCTGGTGCGACGCGCGCGGTGACGGCGAGTGGGCCGTCACGATCCGCTGCGCGCGGCTGCGCGGCCCGCACGCCCGCCTGTTCGCCGGGGCCGGGATCGTCGCCGGATCCGACCCCGCGCGGGAACGCGCCGAGACCGCCGCGAAGTTCGGCACGATGCTGCGCGCCCTGGGCGTCTCGCCCCTGGACCTGGAGGGGGTGCTGTGA
- a CDS encoding SIP domain-containing protein, whose amino-acid sequence MTQTAPDLTHITDHVNEDHAPELLQVARAFTDLPAPRAAQILTLDHTGLTLEVLTDHGPRSARLTFPDPNRPPHVNLRALVADAQTLLNERPDPRTTTWTLQGARDLGPGLRRLTFHADPHALQGWQPGDAVRVTIGDTTRVYTIRRAHDGLADLDVYLHGGPATDAPGSTWARTLLPGATVTVGAPRRETLPEFTGPSLLLGDETALPTIAALLEHWPEGLTPGPRVLIETGDPGDAHAALRGVSLPPGTHLSVVPRSGPSGEALTRAALSLDLDLRAVWGALDAPHALELRRALRAQHDLIPTQCRVSGYWTP is encoded by the coding sequence ATGACGCAGACCGCCCCCGACCTCACCCACATCACCGACCACGTCAACGAGGACCACGCCCCGGAACTCCTGCAGGTGGCGCGCGCCTTCACGGACCTGCCCGCCCCACGCGCCGCGCAGATCCTGACCCTGGACCACACCGGCCTCACGCTGGAGGTCCTGACCGACCACGGCCCGCGCAGCGCCCGCCTGACCTTCCCCGACCCCAACCGCCCCCCGCACGTGAACCTGCGCGCCCTGGTCGCCGACGCCCAGACGCTCCTGAACGAACGTCCCGACCCGCGCACCACCACCTGGACCCTCCAAGGCGCCCGCGACCTCGGGCCCGGCCTGCGCCGCCTGACCTTCCACGCCGACCCGCACGCCCTGCAGGGCTGGCAGCCCGGCGACGCCGTGCGCGTCACGATCGGCGACACCACCCGCGTCTACACCATCCGCCGCGCCCACGACGGACTGGCCGACCTGGACGTCTACCTGCACGGCGGCCCGGCCACCGACGCGCCCGGCAGCACCTGGGCGCGCACCCTCCTGCCCGGAGCCACCGTCACGGTGGGCGCGCCGCGCCGCGAGACCCTCCCGGAATTCACCGGGCCCAGCCTGCTCCTCGGGGACGAGACGGCCCTGCCGACCATCGCGGCGCTGCTCGAACACTGGCCCGAAGGGCTCACGCCCGGCCCGCGCGTCCTGATCGAGACGGGCGACCCCGGCGACGCCCACGCCGCCCTGCGGGGCGTGTCGCTGCCGCCCGGCACGCACCTGAGCGTCGTGCCGCGCAGCGGCCCCAGCGGCGAGGCCCTGACCCGCGCCGCCCTCAGCCTCGACCTGGACCTGCGCGCCGTGTGGGGCGCGCTGGACGCCCCGCACGCCCTGGAACTGCGCCGCGCCCTGCGCGCCCAGCACGACCTGATCCCCACCCAGTGCCGCGTCAGCGGGTACTGGACCCCCTGA
- a CDS encoding ROK family protein encodes MTRLALGLDVGGSHVTAGLVDVDARHVQRTARRDVPHGAPMGTILRAWVDAALEAAGPQAPQVTHLGLAVPGPFDAATGTSHMSHKFPALRGVPLRPALRAALAGTVAPDLPIHFGNDADLFALGEWWGSADRPERLLGVTLGTGLGSGFILRGQPQHTGPGVPPGGELWNVPAPEGQLEDALSGAAVTHLGAALTGQQGSAADWAQAARRGHTGALAV; translated from the coding sequence TTGACGCGGCTCGCGCTGGGCCTGGACGTCGGAGGCAGTCACGTCACCGCGGGCCTCGTGGACGTCGACGCCCGCCATGTTCAGCGCACCGCCCGCCGGGACGTGCCGCACGGCGCGCCCATGGGGACCATCCTGCGTGCCTGGGTGGACGCCGCGCTGGAGGCCGCCGGACCCCAGGCCCCGCAGGTGACGCACCTGGGTCTGGCCGTCCCCGGCCCATTCGACGCGGCGACCGGCACGTCGCACATGTCCCACAAGTTCCCCGCGCTGCGCGGCGTGCCGCTCCGCCCGGCCCTGCGCGCCGCCCTCGCGGGCACGGTCGCCCCTGACCTGCCCATCCACTTCGGGAACGACGCGGACCTCTTCGCCCTGGGCGAGTGGTGGGGCAGCGCCGACCGGCCCGAGCGGCTGCTCGGCGTGACCCTGGGCACCGGACTCGGCTCGGGCTTCATCCTGCGCGGCCAGCCGCAGCACACCGGACCCGGCGTGCCCCCCGGCGGCGAACTGTGGAACGTGCCCGCCCCGGAAGGGCAGCTCGAAGACGCCCTGAGCGGCGCGGCCGTCACGCACCTGGGCGCGGCCCTGACCGGGCAGCAGGGCAGCGCCGCCGACTGGGCGCAGGCCGCCCGGCGCGGCCACACCGGCGCGCTGGCCGTGTAG
- a CDS encoding condensation domain-containing protein — protein MTVPLPVTLAQRSLWTDLDDPDGSVLNHVVETLDLRGPLDPARFEVALTRALADVAALHVRYASVDGQPAQLPTGELPRPPGRLDWRTHPDPEAQARAHERAATRRPLGLRTGDLYRHALHRLADDHWRWVFVTHHIALDGYGVTQLLTQLAAHHRALGGLHAPPAPFGPLAAPALEDRAYDGSAQQRADGARLRAAYADLPFEAAPLLHLGLQIGHRAQRTVPAALVRALRTVTAAWGAAWPDALNAACAAQWHARTGEQAVLIAAPVMLRLGSAAAHVPCMRMNLVPLRIEVHPGDDLATLTRRAQAARTHAQGAAPYRLERLWADLDRRRLFGPEVNVIPFAAPLDLGPGLEVTRDTPASGPVEDLAFTFSGWRDDLTVTADGHPALHTPQSLEALLDDLLRRLHTGLRAPALREVSA, from the coding sequence GTGACGGTGCCGCTGCCCGTCACGCTCGCGCAGCGCAGCCTCTGGACGGACCTGGACGACCCGGACGGCAGCGTCCTGAACCACGTCGTGGAGACGCTCGACCTGCGCGGCCCGCTCGACCCGGCGCGGTTCGAGGTGGCCCTGACCCGCGCCCTGGCGGACGTCGCGGCCCTGCACGTCCGCTACGCGTCGGTGGACGGCCAGCCCGCGCAGCTGCCCACCGGCGAGCTGCCCCGCCCGCCCGGGCGGCTCGACTGGCGCACGCACCCGGACCCCGAGGCGCAGGCCCGCGCGCACGAACGGGCTGCCACGCGCCGCCCGCTGGGCCTGCGCACCGGGGACCTGTACCGGCACGCGCTGCACCGCCTCGCGGACGACCACTGGCGCTGGGTGTTCGTCACGCATCACATCGCGCTCGACGGGTACGGCGTGACGCAGCTCCTCACGCAGCTCGCCGCGCACCACCGCGCGCTGGGCGGCCTGCACGCGCCCCCCGCGCCGTTCGGACCGCTCGCCGCGCCCGCCCTGGAGGACCGCGCGTACGACGGCAGCGCGCAGCAACGCGCGGACGGCGCCCGGCTGCGCGCCGCGTACGCGGACCTGCCGTTCGAGGCGGCGCCCCTCCTGCACCTGGGATTGCAGATCGGGCACCGCGCGCAGCGGACCGTCCCGGCCGCCCTTGTCCGTGCCCTGCGGACCGTGACCGCCGCGTGGGGCGCCGCGTGGCCCGACGCGCTGAACGCCGCGTGCGCCGCGCAGTGGCACGCCCGCACGGGCGAGCAGGCCGTCCTGATCGCCGCGCCGGTCATGCTGCGCCTGGGCAGCGCCGCCGCGCACGTCCCGTGCATGCGCATGAACCTCGTGCCCCTGCGGATCGAGGTGCACCCGGGCGACGACCTGGCGACCCTGACCCGCCGCGCGCAGGCGGCCCGCACGCACGCGCAGGGCGCCGCGCCCTACCGCCTGGAGCGCCTCTGGGCGGACCTGGACCGGCGGCGCCTGTTCGGCCCGGAGGTGAACGTCATCCCGTTCGCCGCGCCGCTCGACCTCGGCCCCGGCCTGGAGGTCACGCGCGACACGCCGGCGTCCGGCCCGGTCGAGGACCTCGCGTTCACGTTCAGCGGCTGGCGGGACGACCTGACCGTCACGGCCGACGGCCACCCGGCGCTGCACACGCCGCAGAGCCTGGAAGCCCTGCTGGACGACCTGCTGCGGCGTCTGCACACCGGGCTGCGCGCCCCGGCCCTGCGGGAGGTGAGTGCGTGA
- a CDS encoding AMP-binding protein — MTVPETPVAARVPVGHAPDAGAPDADFTPWPPGLARAYRAAGYWRGEPFSAWLRALAGQFGPRTALVGHALGPGGQPGAWVTRTYADLDAAASGYAAALAARGLRAGDRVILHLPNSPDVFEVLLGLLRLGARPILALAAHRAAELTAFATQAHARALITGGHPDAQRAASAVQAAHPDTLVLTVGDPDAAPPLIPADAAAWREPAAQPGVASQGVSSQGTGEVALYQLSGGSTGTPKLIPRTHDDYLYSVRASAELCGLTPNTVFLAALPATHNFTLTSPGAFGTLHAGGTVVTAPGPAPDVCAALIERCGVTHVALVPSALLLWLRAPQFTPARPGSTLRVVQVGGAPLAPDVARQVPERLGAALQQVFGMAEGLVNYVRPGSSDDVTYGTQGRPISPHDEILIVDDEDRPVPDGTPGHLLTRGPYTIRGYFRAPEHNARAFTPDGYYRTGDIVTRRPDGHLIVQGRHKDQINRGGEKIAAEEIEHALLGHPRVFQAALIGLPDPWLGERTCAVVQPRVDPDQPASQSLPDARALTLDLRRHLLEQGFAAFKLPDRVEVLPTLPRTPFGKVDKPALRARYAPTPALSPAQDLTDRSPT; from the coding sequence GTGACCGTCCCGGAAACCCCTGTCGCCGCCCGTGTCCCGGTCGGTCACGCTCCGGATGCCGGTGCACCGGACGCTGACTTCACGCCGTGGCCGCCCGGACTGGCCCGCGCGTACCGCGCCGCCGGGTACTGGCGCGGCGAGCCGTTCAGCGCGTGGCTGCGCGCCCTGGCCGGACAGTTCGGGCCGCGCACGGCCCTGGTCGGCCACGCCCTGGGCCCCGGCGGGCAGCCGGGCGCGTGGGTGACCCGCACCTACGCGGACCTGGACGCCGCCGCGAGCGGGTACGCGGCCGCGCTCGCCGCGCGGGGCCTGCGCGCCGGGGACCGCGTGATCCTGCACCTGCCCAACAGCCCGGACGTGTTCGAGGTCCTGCTGGGCCTGCTGCGGCTGGGCGCGCGGCCCATCCTGGCGCTCGCGGCGCACCGCGCGGCGGAACTCACGGCGTTCGCCACGCAGGCGCACGCCCGCGCGCTGATCACCGGCGGGCACCCGGACGCGCAGCGGGCCGCGAGCGCCGTGCAGGCCGCGCATCCGGACACGCTGGTCCTCACCGTGGGCGACCCGGACGCCGCCCCGCCACTGATCCCGGCGGACGCCGCAGCCTGGAGGGAACCGGCGGCCCAGCCCGGCGTGGCCAGTCAGGGTGTGTCCAGTCAGGGGACGGGTGAAGTGGCGCTGTACCAGCTGTCCGGCGGAAGCACTGGAACGCCGAAACTCATCCCGCGCACGCACGACGACTACCTGTACTCTGTCCGCGCCAGCGCCGAACTGTGCGGCCTGACGCCGAACACGGTGTTCCTCGCGGCGCTGCCCGCCACGCACAACTTCACGCTCACGTCCCCCGGCGCGTTCGGGACGCTGCACGCCGGGGGGACGGTCGTCACCGCGCCGGGCCCCGCCCCGGACGTGTGCGCGGCCCTGATCGAGCGCTGCGGCGTGACGCACGTGGCGCTGGTGCCTAGCGCGCTGCTGCTGTGGCTGCGCGCCCCGCAGTTCACGCCCGCCCGGCCCGGGTCCACGCTGCGGGTCGTGCAGGTGGGCGGCGCGCCGCTGGCCCCCGACGTCGCCCGGCAGGTCCCGGAGCGGCTGGGCGCGGCGCTGCAGCAGGTGTTCGGCATGGCCGAGGGGCTCGTGAACTACGTCCGGCCCGGCAGCAGTGACGACGTCACGTACGGCACGCAGGGCCGCCCGATCAGTCCGCACGACGAGATCCTGATCGTGGACGACGAGGACCGCCCCGTCCCGGACGGCACGCCCGGCCACCTACTCACGCGCGGCCCGTACACCATCCGCGGGTACTTCCGCGCGCCGGAACACAACGCCCGCGCGTTCACGCCGGACGGGTACTACCGCACGGGGGACATCGTCACGCGCCGCCCCGACGGGCACCTGATCGTGCAGGGCCGCCACAAGGACCAGATCAACCGCGGTGGGGAGAAGATCGCCGCCGAGGAGATCGAACACGCGCTGCTGGGCCACCCGCGCGTGTTCCAGGCGGCATTGATCGGCCTGCCGGACCCGTGGCTGGGCGAGCGGACCTGCGCGGTCGTGCAGCCGCGCGTGGACCCCGACCAGCCCGCCAGCCAGTCCCTGCCCGACGCCCGCGCCCTGACGCTGGACCTGCGCCGCCACCTGCTCGAGCAGGGCTTCGCCGCGTTCAAGCTGCCCGACCGGGTCGAGGTGCTGCCCACCCTGCCGCGCACACCGTTCGGGAAGGTCGACAAGCCCGCCCTGCGCGCCCGCTACGCCCCCACGCCGGCCCTGAGCCCTGCCCAGGATCTCACCGACAGGAGCCCCACATGA
- the dhbA gene encoding 2,3-dihydro-2,3-dihydroxybenzoate dehydrogenase, whose translation MSGTDWTARVALVTGAAQGIGAAVASALAARGARVLATDRQPIPPDLTAQPGVVPYPLDVTDPRAADQAVAHAEATLGPLTDLVNVAGVLRPGELTDLSDEDWHATFAVNTNGVFFVSRAATRVMRARGRGAVVTVGSNAAHVPRTGMGAYAASKAAAAHLTRTLGLELAGSGVRCNLVSPGSTDTPMQRQLWTAPGAEHRVIEGDPGSFRTGIPLGRIAQPTDITGAVLFLLSDEARHITLADLTVDGGATLGA comes from the coding sequence GTGAGCGGCACCGACTGGACAGCGCGGGTCGCCCTCGTCACCGGCGCCGCGCAGGGCATCGGGGCGGCGGTCGCCTCGGCGCTCGCCGCGCGGGGCGCGCGGGTGCTCGCCACGGACCGCCAGCCCATCCCGCCCGACCTGACCGCGCAGCCCGGCGTCGTGCCGTACCCGCTGGACGTCACCGACCCGCGCGCCGCCGATCAGGCCGTCGCGCACGCCGAGGCCACCCTGGGCCCCCTGACGGACCTCGTGAACGTCGCGGGCGTCCTGCGCCCCGGAGAGCTGACGGACCTGAGCGACGAGGACTGGCACGCCACGTTCGCGGTGAACACCAATGGCGTGTTCTTCGTGTCCCGCGCGGCCACGCGGGTCATGCGCGCGCGCGGACGCGGAGCGGTCGTCACGGTCGGCTCGAACGCCGCGCACGTTCCCCGGACCGGGATGGGCGCCTACGCGGCCAGCAAGGCCGCCGCCGCGCACCTGACCCGCACGCTGGGCCTGGAACTCGCCGGAAGCGGCGTGCGCTGCAACCTCGTCTCGCCCGGCAGCACCGACACGCCCATGCAGCGCCAGCTGTGGACCGCGCCCGGCGCCGAGCACCGCGTGATCGAAGGGGACCCCGGATCATTCCGCACTGGCATTCCGCTCGGGCGGATCGCGCAGCCCACCGACATCACGGGCGCCGTCCTGTTCCTGCTGTCGGACGAGGCGCGGCACATCACCCTGGCGGACCTCACCGTGGACGGCGGCGCGACCCTGGGCGCATGA
- a CDS encoding hemin ABC transporter substrate-binding protein, giving the protein MRPTHTTLTRAALTLSLLLAAPGAHAATVRGADGVSVSVSNPRRVVALNATTVELIYRLGKQGTIVGTDVTGTYPPNRIPSVGHWAQLPAEGIIALKPDLVIGTADNLAMPANQKVTQQLRAAGVKVLVLPASDTGGLDGVRTRLNILADVYGVPGAAQALSRSFDTTLKAAQANRPKVTPRVLFLYAHGPGDASIYGTDGGANDLITLAGGRNVAPFRDTRPLTAEALVALNPDAIILLERGLDALGGIEGALKLPGVMQTNAGRQRRVYAVDNSIRWIGPRLPEFALKLARQWNADFR; this is encoded by the coding sequence ATGCGACCCACCCACACCACCCTCACCCGCGCCGCCCTGACCCTCAGCCTGCTCCTGGCCGCCCCCGGCGCCCACGCGGCCACCGTCCGCGGCGCCGACGGCGTGAGCGTCAGCGTCAGCAACCCGCGCCGCGTCGTCGCGCTGAACGCCACCACCGTCGAACTCATCTACCGCCTGGGCAAGCAGGGCACCATCGTCGGCACCGACGTCACCGGCACGTACCCGCCCAACCGGATCCCCAGCGTCGGCCACTGGGCGCAGCTGCCCGCCGAGGGCATCATCGCGCTGAAACCCGACCTGGTGATCGGCACCGCCGACAACCTCGCCATGCCCGCCAACCAGAAGGTCACGCAGCAGCTGCGCGCCGCCGGCGTGAAGGTCCTCGTGCTGCCCGCCAGCGACACCGGCGGCCTGGACGGCGTCCGCACCCGCCTGAACATCCTGGCGGACGTGTACGGCGTGCCCGGCGCCGCGCAGGCCCTGAGCCGCTCGTTCGACACCACCCTGAAGGCCGCGCAGGCCAACCGCCCGAAGGTCACGCCGCGCGTGCTGTTCCTGTACGCCCACGGGCCCGGCGACGCCAGCATCTACGGCACCGACGGCGGCGCCAACGACCTGATCACCCTCGCCGGGGGCCGCAACGTCGCCCCGTTCCGCGACACCAGACCGCTGACCGCCGAGGCGCTCGTCGCGCTGAACCCCGACGCGATCATCCTGCTCGAACGCGGCCTGGACGCCCTGGGCGGCATCGAGGGCGCCCTGAAACTGCCGGGCGTCATGCAGACGAACGCCGGACGGCAGCGCCGCGTGTACGCCGTGGACAACTCCATCCGCTGGATCGGGCCGCGCCTGCCGGAATTCGCCCTGAAACTCGCCCGCCAGTGGAACGCCGACTTCCGCTGA
- a CDS encoding isochorismatase family protein, with product MIPRLPSYPMPTPDTLPAQRVPWTPDPARAALLVHDLQAYFLDFYDPAQPPIPDLLRAVADLTAHARALGIPVVYTAQPGAQDPADRALLTDFWGPGLPDDPALTRIHPLVAPRPGDTVLTKWRYSAFQRTPLREHLRGWGRDQLLICGVYANIGCLLSAADAFMQDVQPFLIADALADFSEAEHRRALEYGAARCAGITHAAALLALRGEKGTADGWTPARVRAEIAAALGVPEADLRGDDDLLLLGLDSIRLMLLTEDWQCAGSRVTYADVAARPTLDALTDLLCAAGAR from the coding sequence ATGATTCCCCGCCTGCCCAGCTACCCCATGCCCACCCCCGACACCCTCCCCGCGCAGCGCGTGCCCTGGACGCCCGACCCGGCGCGTGCCGCGCTGCTCGTCCACGACCTCCAGGCGTACTTCCTGGACTTCTACGACCCGGCGCAGCCGCCCATCCCGGACCTGCTGCGCGCCGTGGCGGACCTCACCGCGCACGCCCGCGCGCTGGGCATCCCGGTCGTGTACACCGCGCAGCCCGGCGCGCAGGACCCCGCCGACCGGGCGCTGCTGACCGACTTCTGGGGGCCGGGCCTGCCGGACGACCCGGCGCTCACGCGCATCCACCCGCTCGTGGCGCCGCGGCCGGGCGACACGGTCCTCACGAAGTGGCGCTACAGCGCCTTCCAGCGGACGCCGCTGCGTGAGCACCTGCGCGGATGGGGCCGCGACCAGCTGCTCATCTGCGGCGTGTACGCGAACATCGGCTGCCTGCTCAGCGCCGCCGACGCGTTCATGCAGGACGTGCAGCCGTTCCTGATCGCCGACGCCCTGGCGGACTTCAGCGAGGCCGAGCACCGCCGCGCGCTGGAGTACGGCGCCGCCCGCTGCGCCGGGATCACGCACGCGGCCGCCCTCCTCGCCCTGCGCGGCGAGAAGGGAACGGCGGACGGGTGGACGCCCGCGCGCGTCCGGGCCGAGATCGCCGCCGCACTCGGCGTACCGGAAGCTGACCTGCGCGGCGACGACGACCTGCTGCTGCTGGGCCTGGATTCCATCCGGCTGATGCTGCTCACGGAAGACTGGCAGTGCGCCGGGTCGCGCGTGACGTACGCGGACGTCGCCGCGCGCCCCACCCTGGACGCCCTGACGGACCTGCTGTGCGCGGCGGGAGCGCGGTGA